A genomic region of Leptolyngbya sp. NIES-2104 contains the following coding sequences:
- a CDS encoding rhodanese-like domain-containing protein produces MSFSQITVQDLAQCVDNPNIQLIDVREPWEVETASLPSFQNLPLSEFSQWSEQIHTQLDPEAETLVLCHHGVRSAQMCSWLVQQGFTNVKNISGGIDAYSAVVDRTIPRY; encoded by the coding sequence ATGTCTTTTTCTCAAATCACTGTTCAAGATCTCGCTCAATGTGTTGACAATCCGAACATTCAACTGATTGATGTTCGCGAACCTTGGGAGGTTGAAACCGCCTCGCTTCCATCATTTCAAAATCTGCCACTCAGTGAGTTCTCCCAATGGTCAGAGCAGATTCACACTCAGCTTGATCCTGAAGCTGAAACTTTAGTGCTCTGTCATCATGGCGTGCGATCGGCACAGATGTGCAGTTGGCTCGTGCAGCAGGGATTTACGAACGTGAAAAACATTTCGGGGGGCATTGATGCTTATTCCGCAGTGGTCGATCGTACAATTCCGCGCTACTAG
- a CDS encoding LysR family transcriptional regulator encodes MVNLEWYRSFVAVYRVGTVSGAAESLYLTQPAVSQHIAALEGMLKVALFQRMPRRMLPTEAGKRLYTRVVNAIETLESVSPLTESPLIRLGTPSEFFSEYVLKRLNQDTNFAVQFGLVQDLIERLLADQIDCAIATQKVAHSAIEYHPIYEESFWLVAPPNVEIERSEQWLQQQSWIAYGEDLPIIRRFWRVVFGRRLEANPQFIFPDLRTIRDAVSQGLGVSVLPDYLCTDWIEQNRLTVVLKPEKAVTNQIWLAYRKSERRSHSVQFLLDRLSDTDQEH; translated from the coding sequence ATGGTTAATCTCGAATGGTATCGGAGCTTCGTCGCGGTGTACCGAGTCGGAACTGTTTCGGGAGCCGCAGAAAGTTTGTACCTCACTCAGCCTGCGGTAAGTCAACATATTGCAGCATTAGAAGGAATGTTAAAGGTGGCATTGTTTCAGAGAATGCCGCGTCGAATGTTACCCACTGAGGCGGGAAAACGGCTCTATACTCGTGTTGTGAATGCGATCGAGACTCTAGAATCCGTTTCACCTCTCACAGAGTCGCCTTTAATTCGATTAGGAACACCCAGCGAATTTTTTAGCGAATATGTTTTAAAGCGATTGAATCAAGACACTAATTTCGCTGTGCAGTTCGGACTTGTACAGGACTTGATTGAGCGACTGTTAGCCGATCAGATTGATTGCGCGATCGCAACTCAAAAAGTCGCTCATTCTGCGATCGAATATCATCCCATCTATGAAGAAAGCTTCTGGCTCGTTGCTCCACCGAACGTTGAGATTGAGCGATCGGAACAATGGCTTCAACAACAATCTTGGATTGCTTACGGTGAAGACTTACCAATCATTCGACGGTTTTGGCGCGTTGTGTTTGGACGGCGTTTAGAAGCGAATCCTCAGTTTATTTTTCCAGATCTGAGAACAATTCGAGATGCGGTTTCTCAAGGTTTAGGAGTCAGTGTATTACCTGATTATTTATGCACAGATTGGATTGAGCAGAATCGATTAACGGTAGTGCTAAAACCAGAAAAAGCGGTCACAAATCAGATTTGGTTAGCCTATCGGAAATCAGAACGTCGATCGCACTCAGTTCAATTTTTACTCGATCGACTTTCAGATACCGACCAAGAGCACTGA
- a CDS encoding fasciclin domain-containing protein — MANLLQTASEAGSFKTLLSAIDKAGIGAELENADGTFTLLAPTDEAFSKLPEDTLNALLADLPKLRRVLSYHVLDGDVRFEDLTEIFEAPTLEGSVIAVDHEGGIKVNDIAVTKADILADNGVIHAIDGVLMPAILAGS, encoded by the coding sequence ATGGCAAATCTTCTACAAACTGCTTCTGAAGCAGGATCATTCAAGACATTATTAAGCGCGATCGATAAAGCGGGCATCGGTGCAGAACTCGAAAATGCAGATGGAACCTTTACGCTGCTGGCTCCCACCGATGAAGCCTTTTCCAAACTGCCTGAAGATACCTTAAACGCACTTCTCGCAGATTTACCGAAACTGCGTCGCGTGTTGAGCTATCACGTTCTAGACGGAGATGTCAGATTTGAGGATTTGACGGAAATCTTTGAAGCGCCAACTTTAGAAGGATCAGTGATCGCAGTCGATCACGAAGGCGGCATCAAGGTCAATGATATCGCGGTCACGAAAGCGGACATTCTGGCGGACAATGGCGTGATTCATGCGATCGATGGTGTTCTCATGCCTGCGATTCTCGCTGGAAGCTGA
- a CDS encoding PAP/fibrillin family protein yields the protein MIGKAALLEIIAGKNRGLLANEAQKQGIMAAIAQLEDRNPTPRPIEALNLLDGDWRLLYTTSRGILGIDQFPFLKLGQVYQCIRALEGKVYNIAEVSGLPFLEGIVSVVARFRPVSEKRVDVKFERSIIGLQRLVDYQSPGYFIHQLESDRKFAAIDFSIENRDQQGWLDITYLDEDLRIGRGNEGSVFVLTKE from the coding sequence ATGATCGGGAAAGCCGCTTTACTTGAAATCATTGCTGGAAAAAATCGCGGGTTGCTGGCAAATGAGGCTCAGAAACAGGGGATCATGGCAGCGATCGCACAACTCGAAGACCGAAATCCAACTCCAAGACCGATCGAGGCTCTGAATCTGCTTGATGGCGATTGGCGACTCCTTTATACAACCAGTCGCGGCATTTTGGGAATCGATCAGTTTCCCTTTCTCAAGTTGGGACAGGTCTATCAGTGTATTCGCGCTTTAGAGGGCAAAGTTTATAACATTGCAGAAGTCTCAGGACTGCCATTTTTAGAGGGAATCGTTTCGGTTGTGGCGCGATTTCGTCCGGTTTCAGAAAAGCGAGTCGATGTGAAATTCGAGCGATCGATTATCGGCTTACAGCGTCTCGTCGATTACCAATCGCCCGGCTACTTTATTCACCAGTTAGAATCTGATCGGAAGTTTGCTGCGATCGATTTTAGTATCGAGAACCGAGATCAGCAAGGTTGGCTAGATATTACCTATCTCGATGAAGACCTGCGAATCGGTCGCGGTAACGAGGGTAGTGTGTTCGTTTTAACCAAAGAGTAA
- a CDS encoding type II toxin-antitoxin system Phd/YefM family antitoxin yields MVSVTIDEIQRDPLKYFQQVEAGETLIIMRAVIPIAELRPFGLCAGEFMVPADFDALPEDIL; encoded by the coding sequence ATGGTAAGTGTGACGATCGATGAGATTCAACGCGATCCACTCAAGTATTTCCAGCAAGTCGAAGCAGGTGAAACGCTGATCATCATGAGAGCAGTTATACCGATCGCAGAACTCAGACCTTTTGGCTTGTGTGCGGGAGAGTTTATGGTTCCGGCTGATTTTGATGCACTGCCAGAAGATATTCTTTGA
- a CDS encoding glutamate-5-semialdehyde dehydrogenase: MTAFTGTSLTTLAQQTQKAARQLAVTSTEVRNDAIAKIADALEANSSEILAANAADCEAANSEGIASALYARLKLDEAKLKSAIVGVRDVGKLPDPIGAIQIHRELDEGLILKRVTCPLGVLGVIFEARPDAVMQISSLAIKSGNGVILKGGKEAIRSCEALLKAIHQGLSQTEIDPSVVQLLTTREETLELLKLDQYVDLIIPRGSNSFVKFVQDNTRIPVLGHADGICHLYVDRAADIPKAIKIAVDSKTHYPAACNAIETLLVHSAIASEFLLEVAPALQAKNVELRGDERVREILNVPAATETDWATEYSDLILAIKIVDSTEDAIAHINTYGSKHTDAVVTEDTKTAQQFMDQVDAAGVYHNCSTRFADGFRYGFGAEVGISTQKMPPRGPVGLEGLVTYKYQLVGNGQIAATYSGANAKPFTHRDL, from the coding sequence ATGACTGCGTTTACTGGAACTTCGCTCACGACTTTGGCACAACAAACTCAAAAGGCGGCGCGACAGCTTGCGGTGACATCGACCGAAGTTCGGAATGATGCGATCGCGAAAATTGCCGATGCGCTAGAAGCGAATTCCAGCGAAATTCTCGCAGCAAACGCGGCAGACTGTGAAGCAGCAAACTCAGAAGGAATTGCATCAGCGTTGTACGCTCGGTTGAAGTTGGATGAGGCGAAACTGAAAAGCGCGATCGTCGGTGTGCGCGATGTTGGAAAATTACCTGATCCAATTGGAGCGATTCAAATTCATCGCGAATTAGATGAAGGATTGATTCTGAAGCGTGTGACTTGTCCGCTCGGTGTATTGGGCGTGATTTTCGAGGCGCGACCGGATGCGGTGATGCAGATTTCGAGCCTTGCGATCAAGTCGGGAAATGGCGTAATTCTCAAGGGCGGAAAGGAAGCGATTCGATCGTGTGAAGCATTACTTAAAGCCATTCATCAAGGACTATCACAAACCGAAATTGATCCGTCTGTGGTGCAACTATTGACAACACGAGAGGAAACGCTGGAGTTATTAAAACTCGATCAGTATGTGGATTTGATTATTCCACGCGGATCGAATTCATTTGTGAAATTTGTGCAGGATAATACTCGAATTCCAGTGCTCGGTCATGCTGATGGAATTTGCCATTTGTATGTCGATCGAGCCGCTGATATTCCCAAAGCGATTAAAATTGCCGTCGATTCTAAAACGCATTATCCGGCAGCTTGTAATGCGATCGAGACTTTACTGGTACATTCTGCGATCGCGTCGGAATTTTTGCTCGAAGTCGCTCCCGCACTCCAAGCGAAAAATGTTGAACTCCGGGGCGATGAGCGAGTCCGCGAAATTTTGAACGTTCCAGCGGCAACTGAAACGGACTGGGCAACGGAATATAGCGATCTGATTTTGGCGATTAAGATTGTGGACTCGACGGAAGACGCGATCGCGCATATCAATACGTACGGATCGAAACATACTGATGCGGTCGTGACTGAAGACACCAAAACTGCTCAGCAATTTATGGATCAAGTCGATGCTGCGGGTGTGTATCACAACTGTTCGACGCGATTTGCGGATGGATTTCGCTATGGATTTGGGGCAGAAGTTGGAATCAGTACTCAGAAAATGCCGCCACGGGGTCCAGTTGGTTTAGAAGGATTGGTGACGTATAAGTATCAATTGGTCGGGAATGGTCAAATTGCGGCGACTTATTCGGGTGCGAATGCAAAACCGTTCACACATCGGGATTTATGA
- a CDS encoding M48 family metallopeptidase: MSFSKSALVGLRADQFRHPLDLEATNALKQLPGLDLAIRTLLGPIAEQFFYLENIASSILVSEQQLPDLHKLLVEAARILDLEAPQLYVRQHPVPNAYTFAMRGRQPFVVMHTSLIELLTPEEIQAVIAHELGHLKCDHSVYLTLANVLVLAAGQLPFPIGGVITQGLQAQIMNWVRCAEFTCDRAALLATQDPRITMSVMMKLTGGSPTLAKQLNLDAFIAQARAYDDISKTEMGEMLKQLQTAQLSHPVPVLRAREIDRWASSQEYQSLIDAKSKDAARGGWRNW, from the coding sequence ATGTCCTTCTCAAAGTCAGCACTCGTCGGACTTAGAGCCGATCAGTTCCGCCATCCTTTAGATTTAGAGGCAACAAACGCACTGAAGCAACTACCCGGATTAGATTTAGCAATCCGAACGCTTCTCGGTCCGATCGCAGAACAGTTTTTCTATCTAGAAAATATCGCTTCCAGCATTCTTGTCAGCGAACAACAGCTTCCAGACCTTCACAAGCTGCTCGTTGAAGCTGCTCGAATTCTCGACCTCGAAGCCCCACAGCTTTATGTTCGTCAGCATCCGGTTCCAAACGCCTACACCTTCGCGATGCGTGGTAGACAACCGTTTGTCGTGATGCACACTTCGCTGATCGAACTGCTCACCCCCGAAGAAATTCAAGCGGTGATCGCTCACGAATTAGGACATCTCAAATGTGACCACAGCGTCTATTTGACCCTCGCGAATGTTCTCGTGTTAGCTGCCGGACAACTGCCATTCCCGATCGGTGGAGTCATTACCCAAGGCTTACAAGCGCAAATTATGAACTGGGTGCGCTGTGCAGAATTTACCTGCGATCGCGCTGCCCTCCTTGCCACTCAAGACCCCCGCATCACCATGTCTGTGATGATGAAACTCACAGGTGGATCACCGACATTAGCAAAACAGTTAAACCTTGATGCCTTCATCGCTCAAGCCCGCGCTTACGATGACATCAGCAAAACTGAAATGGGTGAAATGCTCAAACAGCTTCAAACCGCCCAACTCTCGCATCCGGTTCCGGTGCTAAGAGCGCGAGAAATCGATCGCTGGGCAAGCTCCCAAGAATATCAATCCTTGATCGATGCGAAATCAAAAGACGCTGCAAGAGGCGGCTGGCGTAATTGGTAA
- a CDS encoding FHA domain-containing protein, with translation MIVCPNCNHPNPDSAVQCESCYTPLPSTIACPNCGSSVQSDAGFCGQCGFNLKSVSAPMLSTPELPDPQQLPDPVVPDPLIEPDPIVLPTQAEAAPKANSMTQIQQSFARLLNLQTSTEIELPPGLLVIHIGKPNDRIPPDIDVSGFPNSEVVSRIHADIRIEGDAYYIEDVGSSNGTYINNSPLPMGNRHRLRAGDRISLGKGDKVSFLFQV, from the coding sequence ATGATTGTTTGTCCGAATTGCAATCATCCCAATCCCGATAGTGCAGTTCAGTGTGAATCTTGTTACACACCCCTGCCCTCTACGATCGCGTGTCCGAACTGCGGTTCATCGGTTCAATCTGATGCGGGTTTCTGCGGACAGTGCGGCTTTAACTTGAAATCTGTGAGCGCTCCTATGCTGTCAACTCCTGAATTGCCCGATCCTCAACAACTTCCTGATCCGGTTGTGCCCGATCCTTTGATCGAGCCTGATCCAATCGTGCTTCCGACACAAGCCGAAGCTGCTCCAAAAGCGAATTCCATGACGCAGATTCAGCAGTCGTTTGCTCGATTATTGAATTTACAAACAAGTACAGAGATTGAGCTTCCGCCTGGATTGCTTGTGATTCACATCGGAAAACCAAACGATCGCATTCCACCCGATATTGATGTTTCTGGCTTTCCCAATTCTGAAGTCGTTTCGCGAATTCATGCCGATATTCGCATCGAAGGAGATGCTTACTATATCGAAGATGTCGGTAGCTCGAATGGCACGTATATCAACAATTCACCGCTGCCAATGGGGAATCGGCATCGACTGAGAGCAGGCGATCGCATTTCACTCGGTAAAGGCGATAAGGTGTCGTTTTTGTTCCAGGTGTAG
- a CDS encoding TMEM14 family protein — translation MIWTILIALYGLLIAIGGIIGYTKARSRISLMMGLGSGVALLFAAYATTTTPTNRVGALFFANLVAIALAIFFGFRWRTTRKFMPAGLMSILSIAATIAFTVGFITTASNS, via the coding sequence ATGATCTGGACAATTCTAATCGCGCTTTATGGATTATTAATTGCGATCGGCGGCATCATTGGCTATACGAAAGCCAGAAGCCGCATTTCGCTCATGATGGGACTAGGTAGCGGCGTTGCCCTTTTATTTGCGGCTTACGCCACCACAACGACCCCGACAAATCGAGTCGGGGCATTATTCTTCGCAAATTTGGTCGCGATCGCGCTTGCGATTTTCTTTGGTTTTCGCTGGAGAACAACTCGAAAGTTTATGCCAGCGGGACTGATGTCGATTTTAAGTATTGCAGCGACGATCGCCTTTACCGTTGGGTTTATCACTACGGCATCAAATTCTTGA
- the mraY gene encoding phospho-N-acetylmuramoyl-pentapeptide-transferase, which translates to MDAKLFTGRALNFSGTRLFLLLTIGMTIASIGLDHFGGRVWSQSASLTFPLWMSGLATAGVGFWAVPFLKALKAGQIIREDGPQSHLKKAGTPTMGGAFFVPVAVAIALYLSEFDSNVIAVSALTLSYAGIGFLDDWQIIRRKSNKGISPKTKMGLQIFFAVSFCVWLMVTNSSLTTIALPFGLILPLGALFWVLACFVLVAESNATNLTDGMDGLAGGTVAIALLGLGALVFSEHQDLGIFCAALSGGCLGFLLHNRNPAKVFMGDTGSLALGGALAAVGLLTNSLFALLILSGLFFLETLSVIAQVAYYKATKDANGVGKRLFRMSPFHNHLELTGWTETQVVGWFYAIAALLAGFSLVLH; encoded by the coding sequence GTGGACGCGAAACTATTTACAGGACGAGCCTTGAATTTTTCAGGAACACGGTTGTTCCTTTTGTTGACGATCGGGATGACGATCGCATCGATCGGTCTTGATCATTTCGGTGGTCGAGTTTGGAGCCAGAGTGCATCGCTGACTTTTCCACTTTGGATGAGCGGACTCGCAACCGCAGGGGTCGGTTTTTGGGCTGTGCCGTTTCTTAAAGCTTTAAAGGCGGGACAGATTATTCGCGAAGATGGTCCCCAATCGCATTTAAAGAAGGCAGGAACCCCGACGATGGGAGGAGCCTTCTTTGTTCCCGTTGCGGTCGCGATCGCGCTTTATCTCTCAGAATTCGATAGCAATGTGATCGCCGTTTCTGCACTGACGCTCTCGTATGCGGGAATTGGCTTTCTCGACGATTGGCAAATCATTCGCCGCAAATCGAACAAAGGAATTTCACCGAAAACCAAGATGGGGCTGCAAATCTTTTTTGCCGTTTCTTTCTGTGTCTGGTTGATGGTGACGAATTCGAGCTTAACCACGATCGCGCTTCCATTCGGGCTGATATTGCCTCTGGGAGCGTTGTTCTGGGTGTTAGCTTGTTTTGTCCTCGTTGCTGAGAGTAATGCTACGAATTTGACTGATGGAATGGATGGACTGGCTGGGGGAACGGTCGCGATCGCGCTTCTCGGCTTAGGTGCTCTCGTCTTTTCTGAGCATCAAGATCTTGGAATTTTCTGTGCTGCGCTCAGTGGAGGTTGCCTTGGTTTCCTCCTGCACAATCGCAACCCGGCAAAAGTCTTTATGGGCGATACGGGATCGTTGGCGCTTGGAGGCGCACTTGCAGCCGTTGGATTACTCACCAATTCGCTGTTTGCGCTGTTGATTCTGAGCGGTCTATTCTTCCTCGAAACGCTGTCTGTGATTGCTCAGGTCGCTTATTACAAAGCAACGAAAGACGCGAATGGAGTCGGTAAGCGGTTGTTTAGGATGTCGCCGTTCCACAATCATTTGGAACTGACAGGATGGACAGAAACGCAGGTCGTCGGTTGGTTTTATGCGATCGCGGCTCTCTTAGCTGGATTTAGCCTCGTTCTTCACTAA
- a CDS encoding DUF3134 domain-containing protein: protein MIYNPSLRQETRNQRAAVIPMQQESSILDWLESSGRLLARDNADFDYLDDEEEINELMENDGGTFDTDDDDDDLGLEDE, encoded by the coding sequence ATGATTTACAACCCCTCCTTACGTCAAGAAACTCGAAACCAACGCGCAGCGGTGATTCCTATGCAGCAGGAATCTTCGATTCTCGACTGGCTCGAAAGTTCGGGTCGATTACTCGCTCGCGATAATGCGGATTTCGACTACCTCGATGATGAGGAAGAAATTAACGAACTGATGGAAAACGACGGCGGTACCTTTGACACCGACGACGATGATGATGATCTCGGTTTAGAAGACGAATAG
- a CDS encoding MFS transporter has protein sequence MSTFAKLSAQTKQNLGVLFTAGLLFWASLASLLPTLPLYVKSIGAPDSQLGIVMASFAIGLLLFRPQAGKMADQQGRKIVLLIGISAATIAPVCHLLTQSIPILMIVRAFHGISIAAFTTAYSSLVVDIAPPDNRGELIGYMSLVNPIGMALGPAIGGYLQEFTSYAPVFVLSSILGMISMTCAMFVKAPPLQHQQQNQASDKLFWRLLLTDRIRIPTVTMLLVGVAFGAIATFVPLHIKEANVGLNSGLFYTAAAVTSFMTRFVSGKASDRYGRGRFITAGLLSYAISLIVLALANSAPLFLLAGALEGVGGGTFLPIMIALVADRCQPYERGRIFGLFVGGFDVGIALAGPILGSVASAIGYRGLYAVAAVVAFSALIVFMTLSSKSVAHSFRFALGYGKDLYAIPKDELLIKA, from the coding sequence TTGAGTACTTTTGCCAAATTAAGCGCTCAGACGAAACAAAATCTGGGCGTTTTGTTTACTGCGGGATTGTTGTTTTGGGCGAGTTTGGCAAGTTTGTTGCCGACTTTGCCGCTTTATGTGAAGTCGATCGGTGCACCAGATAGTCAGCTTGGGATTGTCATGGCATCGTTTGCGATCGGGCTTCTCCTCTTTCGTCCCCAAGCGGGCAAAATGGCGGATCAACAAGGTCGCAAGATTGTTCTATTAATTGGCATCTCAGCGGCAACGATCGCTCCGGTGTGTCATTTGTTGACGCAATCGATCCCGATTCTGATGATTGTTCGAGCTTTCCACGGGATTAGTATCGCCGCATTCACGACGGCATATAGTTCACTTGTAGTGGACATTGCGCCACCTGATAATCGCGGTGAACTGATTGGCTATATGAGCTTAGTCAATCCGATCGGGATGGCGTTAGGTCCGGCGATCGGGGGTTATTTGCAAGAGTTTACCAGTTACGCACCTGTGTTCGTGCTGAGTTCGATTCTCGGCATGATTAGTATGACTTGCGCGATGTTTGTGAAAGCGCCGCCTCTACAGCATCAACAGCAGAATCAAGCCTCAGACAAACTGTTCTGGCGATTGTTATTGACTGATCGTATTCGGATTCCCACCGTCACAATGTTGCTGGTCGGAGTCGCATTTGGCGCGATCGCAACGTTTGTTCCTTTACACATCAAGGAAGCGAATGTCGGATTGAACTCCGGACTGTTCTATACAGCGGCAGCAGTCACCAGTTTTATGACGCGGTTTGTGTCTGGAAAAGCCAGCGATCGCTATGGACGCGGGCGATTTATCACAGCCGGATTGCTCAGTTATGCGATTTCGCTCATTGTGTTAGCTTTGGCGAATTCTGCTCCGTTGTTTCTCTTAGCTGGAGCACTTGAAGGAGTCGGCGGCGGTACATTCTTACCGATTATGATCGCGCTGGTTGCCGATCGCTGTCAGCCGTACGAGCGGGGGCGAATCTTCGGGCTATTTGTGGGCGGGTTCGATGTTGGGATTGCGCTGGCGGGTCCAATTTTAGGCAGTGTCGCAAGTGCGATCGGCTATCGGGGATTGTATGCGGTTGCAGCAGTGGTCGCGTTTTCTGCTTTGATCGTATTCATGACACTTTCGAGTAAGAGTGTTGCTCATTCGTTCCGGTTTGCGTTGGGATATGGCAAAGACCTCTATGCCATTCCAAAAGATGAACTCCTAATCAAAGCTTGA
- the hrcA gene encoding heat-inducible transcriptional repressor HrcA, translating to MKPPLNNRQQQVLWATIRHYIATAEPVGSGALVKEFNLSVSSATIRNAMGHLEKVGLLFQPHTSAGRVPSDSGYRIYVDQLIQPSPGIALQLEQLLSDRLNWDKWSFEAVLKGAAQLLSTLSGYIAIVTMPMTHTTQLKHLQLMQIDSTHIMLVVVTDTYETQSILMELPPSEADPEVVDRELKILSNFLSEQLRDRSLSELQTLDWGELGREFDRYSSMLTSVLADLLHRLAQSSLPSQLMISGVSEVLRQPEFSELNQVQMILQLLEEEQDQLVPLIFDQPDSDGRRVSIRIGSENPLEPIRACSLISSTYNRGIVPVGSIGVLGPTRMLYEDTIALVEATADYLSEILS from the coding sequence ATTAAACCCCCGCTTAATAATCGTCAACAGCAAGTTCTCTGGGCAACGATTCGACATTACATCGCTACGGCGGAACCTGTAGGATCGGGTGCGCTAGTGAAAGAATTTAATCTCAGTGTGAGTTCTGCCACGATCCGGAATGCAATGGGACATCTGGAAAAGGTAGGACTCTTGTTTCAACCGCACACTTCAGCGGGTCGAGTGCCCTCTGATTCGGGCTATCGAATTTATGTTGATCAATTGATTCAACCGTCTCCAGGAATCGCGCTTCAACTGGAGCAACTGTTGAGCGATCGATTAAATTGGGACAAATGGAGTTTTGAAGCAGTCCTCAAAGGAGCCGCACAACTGCTTTCAACCCTGAGCGGCTATATTGCGATCGTCACGATGCCAATGACGCACACGACGCAATTAAAGCATCTCCAACTGATGCAAATTGATTCGACTCACATCATGTTAGTCGTCGTGACGGACACGTATGAGACCCAATCGATTTTGATGGAATTGCCGCCTTCAGAAGCTGATCCAGAAGTCGTCGATCGAGAATTGAAAATCCTCTCAAACTTCTTATCAGAACAGTTGCGCGATCGATCGCTTTCGGAGTTACAAACATTAGATTGGGGTGAATTGGGGCGGGAGTTCGATCGATACAGTTCGATGCTGACTTCTGTACTTGCTGATTTATTACACCGTTTAGCTCAGTCCTCTTTGCCGTCTCAATTGATGATTAGCGGTGTTTCTGAAGTTCTCCGTCAGCCTGAGTTTTCCGAATTAAATCAGGTACAAATGATTTTGCAATTGTTGGAAGAAGAGCAAGATCAGCTTGTCCCGTTGATTTTTGATCAGCCAGATTCAGACGGTCGGCGGGTTTCAATTCGGATCGGATCAGAGAATCCTTTAGAGCCGATTCGGGCTTGTTCGTTGATTTCTTCGACTTACAATCGGGGAATCGTTCCGGTTGGAAGTATTGGGGTTTTGGGTCCAACTCGGATGTTGTACGAAGATACGATCGCGCTTGTGGAAGCCACTGCTGATTATCTCTCTGAAATACTGAGCTAA
- a CDS encoding type 1 glutamine amidotransferase domain-containing protein yields the protein MSKKVLIVLTSHDTLGNTSKETGFYLPEVSHPVAVFDRANFAIDYVSPKGGKAPMIGVDLSDPLNQAFVENPEKMSQVENTKRPDQIDPTEYDAIFYAGGHGTMWDFPNTPELDRIAETIYDRGGIVAAVCHGPAGLVNLKLNNQYLVAGKTVAAFTNEEESAVELTEVVPFLLESTLIDRGATIEKAANFQEKVVVRDRLVTGQNPASAIGVAQAMVKLLTPVSETLATA from the coding sequence ATGTCTAAGAAAGTTCTGATTGTTCTGACTAGCCACGACACGTTAGGAAACACAAGCAAAGAAACGGGCTTCTATCTTCCAGAAGTGAGTCATCCAGTCGCAGTCTTTGATCGAGCAAATTTCGCGATCGATTACGTCAGTCCGAAAGGTGGCAAAGCTCCGATGATTGGTGTTGATCTGAGCGATCCACTAAATCAAGCCTTTGTTGAAAATCCTGAAAAAATGTCTCAAGTCGAGAATACAAAACGACCTGATCAAATTGATCCGACTGAGTATGATGCTATTTTCTACGCAGGCGGACATGGCACGATGTGGGACTTTCCGAATACGCCAGAACTCGATCGCATTGCAGAAACAATCTACGATCGAGGTGGCATCGTTGCCGCAGTTTGTCACGGTCCCGCTGGATTAGTGAACTTGAAGCTGAACAATCAGTATTTAGTTGCTGGAAAAACAGTTGCAGCGTTTACGAATGAGGAAGAATCTGCCGTTGAACTGACTGAAGTGGTGCCGTTTCTGCTCGAATCAACGTTAATCGATCGAGGTGCAACGATTGAGAAAGCTGCGAATTTTCAAGAAAAGGTTGTAGTCAGAGATCGTTTAGTGACAGGTCAAAATCCCGCTTCTGCGATCGGAGTTGCTCAAGCAATGGTTAAATTGCTCACACCTGTTTCTGAAACACTCGCGACTGCTTAA